The proteins below are encoded in one region of Ereboglobus luteus:
- a CDS encoding sigma-54-dependent transcriptional regulator, producing MPENSATAASPSAPPVILLIDDDAEVRYSLSRVLSSRNYNIVEAASGEQGIDIVKKSPPALVFLDVRMGGMSGIEALQHIRSVNPQQMVILMTAFGTAQTAIEAMKYGAFDYIMKPFDPQKVITLAENALKARADIRAASDYKPTITSDDFKEGIVGSSQPMQDVFKIIGQVTASDVTVMITGESGTGKELVARSIWKHSHRAKKPFIAVNCAAIPDNLIESELFGHEKGSFTGATNQRIGKFELCDGGTIFLDEIGDMAPATQTKILRVLQQGEIQRVGGGETIKVDVRILAATNKDLEAMIREKTFREDLYYRLNVVRIRIPALRDRPDDIPQLVDFCVQNLARQKKTRARKVSPEAMSVLTRHRWPGNVRELENTIYRSAVIAQGDTILLKDLPQEVRDAVEKMRNADLEARNETHSGAPASESVMPAASAANKSGPSFTTERALDFLCETLSESDEPILARLEREMIIRVLKAENGNTVRTSEKLGITRATLRKRLDEYGLKP from the coding sequence ATGCCTGAAAACTCCGCCACCGCCGCCAGCCCATCCGCGCCCCCCGTCATCCTTCTCATCGACGATGATGCCGAGGTGCGCTATTCCCTCTCCCGCGTGCTTTCCTCGCGCAACTACAACATCGTCGAGGCCGCCAGCGGCGAGCAGGGCATCGACATTGTCAAAAAATCTCCGCCCGCCCTTGTCTTTCTTGATGTGCGCATGGGTGGCATGAGCGGCATCGAGGCGCTCCAGCACATCCGCTCCGTAAACCCGCAGCAAATGGTCATTCTCATGACCGCCTTCGGCACCGCGCAAACCGCCATCGAGGCCATGAAATACGGCGCGTTTGATTACATCATGAAACCCTTCGATCCGCAGAAGGTGATCACGCTTGCCGAAAACGCGCTCAAGGCTCGCGCCGACATCCGCGCTGCGAGCGATTACAAACCCACTATCACCAGCGACGATTTTAAGGAGGGCATTGTCGGCAGTTCGCAACCCATGCAGGACGTGTTCAAGATCATCGGGCAAGTCACCGCCAGCGATGTCACCGTGATGATCACTGGCGAAAGCGGCACCGGCAAGGAGCTCGTCGCGCGCTCCATTTGGAAGCACAGTCACCGCGCCAAAAAGCCTTTCATCGCCGTCAACTGCGCCGCTATTCCTGACAACCTCATTGAGAGCGAACTCTTCGGCCATGAAAAAGGCTCCTTCACCGGCGCGACCAACCAGCGCATCGGCAAGTTTGAACTTTGCGACGGCGGCACGATCTTTCTCGATGAAATCGGCGACATGGCCCCGGCCACGCAGACAAAGATCCTGCGCGTGCTCCAGCAGGGTGAAATCCAGCGCGTCGGCGGCGGCGAAACCATCAAGGTCGACGTTCGCATCCTCGCCGCCACGAACAAGGACCTCGAGGCCATGATTCGCGAAAAAACATTTCGCGAGGATCTCTACTACCGCCTCAACGTCGTGCGCATTCGCATTCCCGCGCTTCGCGACCGGCCGGACGACATTCCGCAACTCGTCGATTTTTGCGTGCAAAACCTCGCCCGCCAAAAAAAGACCCGCGCGCGCAAGGTTTCCCCCGAGGCGATGTCCGTGCTCACCCGCCATCGCTGGCCGGGCAACGTGCGCGAACTCGAAAACACAATCTATCGCAGCGCCGTCATCGCCCAGGGCGACACAATCCTCCTGAAAGACCTGCCGCAGGAAGTGCGAGACGCCGTGGAAAAAATGCGAAACGCGGATCTCGAAGCGCGGAATGAAACACACTCCGGCGCTCCGGCGTCCGAATCCGTGATGCCGGCGGCGTCCGCGGCAAACAAATCCGGACCGTCGTTCACAACCGAACGCGCGCTGGATTTCCTGTGCGAAACCCTTTCCGAATCCGACGAACCCATTCTCGCACGGTTGGAACGCGAAATGATCATTCGCGTGCTCAAGGCCGAAAACGGAAACACTGTGCGCACGTCCGAAAAACTTGGCATCACGCGCGCCACCTTGCGCAAACGGCTCGACGAATACGGACTAAAACCGTAG
- the argS gene encoding arginine--tRNA ligase, translating into MHVSFNIAADIDAAMKTAVAAAGIDAASFAPEVRTADPRNGDFQANGVLAFAKRNKQNPRALAEQIIAALPDEIKARFDTAIAGPGFINFTLKPAALFDWLNTYDSIEKLSSGASSAYAGQTWVVDYSSPNTAKQMHVGHLRSAVIGEAICRLLEFSGAKVIRDNHLGDWGTQFGKLIYGYKRWLDKDALARDPISELERLYKLGNEATPDGSPELEEARQELVKLQRGDYDSLELWKLFSEVSKKAFDEIYKQLAIKFDHYLGESFYNDKLQPVLDELQKLGLAEESQGALVVFHPEHPRFAKQPFIVRKSDGASNYATTDLATMLYRVEHFHADGIVILTDFRQSDHFEQLALTAEKWFAKTGRRMPRFAHVTFGAVLGENNKPLKTRDGDTIKLKELLGEAEERAYTIVSEKNAGRPKAEQFTDEECRAIAHYVGIGAVQYADLSQNRSSDYLFSWDKMLSLDGNTAPYLLYAIARIHSIFRKAGIEPEALAAIEKEASPLETPTELALARKLVKFPDALRLATDTLRPHFLALYLYELAGDYSAFNNADKVLVDDTPVRARRLLLCARTQLTLNTGLNLLGVRTLKRM; encoded by the coding sequence ATGCACGTTTCGTTCAATATTGCGGCGGATATCGACGCCGCCATGAAAACCGCCGTCGCCGCCGCAGGCATCGACGCGGCAAGTTTCGCGCCCGAAGTGCGCACCGCCGATCCGCGCAACGGAGACTTTCAGGCCAACGGCGTCCTCGCCTTCGCAAAACGCAACAAACAAAACCCGCGCGCGCTCGCCGAACAAATCATCGCCGCGCTCCCCGACGAAATCAAAGCCCGCTTCGACACCGCCATTGCCGGCCCCGGGTTCATCAACTTCACGCTCAAGCCCGCAGCGCTTTTCGACTGGCTCAACACTTACGACTCCATCGAAAAACTTTCGTCCGGCGCCTCGTCCGCCTACGCGGGGCAGACATGGGTCGTCGATTATTCCTCGCCCAACACCGCCAAGCAAATGCACGTCGGCCATCTGCGCTCGGCCGTGATCGGCGAGGCGATTTGCCGGCTGCTTGAGTTCAGCGGCGCAAAAGTAATCCGCGACAACCACCTCGGCGACTGGGGCACGCAGTTCGGAAAACTCATCTACGGTTACAAGCGCTGGCTCGACAAGGACGCCCTCGCGCGCGATCCGATCTCCGAGCTCGAGCGCCTCTACAAACTCGGCAACGAAGCCACGCCCGACGGCTCGCCCGAACTCGAGGAGGCGCGCCAGGAACTCGTGAAACTCCAGCGCGGCGACTACGACAGCCTCGAACTCTGGAAACTGTTTTCCGAGGTCAGCAAAAAAGCCTTCGACGAAATCTACAAGCAGCTCGCCATCAAGTTCGACCACTACCTCGGCGAAAGTTTCTACAACGACAAACTCCAACCCGTGCTCGACGAGCTCCAAAAACTCGGACTCGCCGAGGAGAGCCAGGGTGCGCTCGTCGTTTTCCATCCCGAGCATCCGCGCTTCGCGAAACAACCCTTCATCGTGCGCAAGAGCGACGGCGCGTCGAACTACGCCACCACCGACCTCGCCACCATGCTCTACCGCGTCGAGCATTTCCACGCCGACGGCATCGTGATCCTCACCGACTTCCGCCAGTCCGACCACTTCGAGCAACTCGCGCTCACCGCTGAAAAATGGTTCGCCAAAACCGGACGCCGCATGCCCCGGTTCGCCCACGTCACTTTCGGCGCCGTGCTCGGCGAAAACAACAAGCCGCTCAAAACCCGCGACGGCGACACGATCAAGTTGAAGGAACTCCTTGGCGAGGCCGAGGAACGCGCCTATACTATCGTGAGCGAAAAAAACGCGGGCCGCCCCAAGGCCGAGCAATTCACCGACGAGGAATGCCGCGCCATTGCGCACTACGTCGGCATCGGCGCCGTGCAATACGCCGACCTCTCGCAAAACCGCTCCAGCGACTACCTCTTTTCGTGGGACAAAATGCTCTCCCTCGACGGCAACACCGCGCCGTATCTTCTCTACGCGATCGCGCGCATCCACAGCATTTTCCGCAAGGCCGGCATCGAGCCGGAAGCCCTGGCCGCAATCGAAAAGGAGGCCTCGCCGCTTGAGACCCCCACCGAGCTCGCCCTTGCGCGCAAACTCGTGAAGTTTCCCGACGCGCTTCGCCTCGCCACCGACACACTCCGCCCGCATTTCCTCGCGCTCTATCTCTACGAGCTCGCGGGCGATTACAGCGCGTTCAACAACGCGGACAAAGTGCTCGTTGACGACACGCCGGTTCGCGCCCGCCGCCTGCTTCTTTGCGCGCGCACCCAGCTCACGCTCAACACCGGCCTGAACCTCCTCGGCGTGCGCACGCTCAAGCGCATGTAG
- a CDS encoding DUF4339 domain-containing protein — translation MPPSQHEYYIRQPSDTDARGPFTIEQLSRLAESGGLNSSTLHFDANTDQWISLFEVPELAALLPKNTAKNSALPAASSPLAAKLTVVLLAGSALALLLPMFKSVDALNANALLQYPCFWLGALDLLMALCCGVFGARFFRFVRVRTGLGLGFLGALFWLQANTGALVAALIASVCLWLATTCAAPRALIANTIAGLAALAALAYCLLT, via the coding sequence ATGCCTCCTTCCCAGCACGAGTATTACATCCGCCAGCCATCCGACACCGACGCGCGCGGACCGTTCACGATTGAACAACTTTCCCGGCTCGCCGAATCGGGCGGGCTTAATTCGAGCACGCTCCACTTCGACGCCAACACCGATCAGTGGATATCGCTGTTCGAGGTGCCCGAACTGGCCGCGTTGCTGCCCAAAAACACCGCGAAAAATTCGGCACTTCCCGCGGCTTCGTCTCCGCTCGCGGCGAAACTCACTGTCGTTCTCCTCGCGGGCAGCGCGCTCGCGCTGTTGCTCCCCATGTTCAAAAGTGTGGACGCGCTCAATGCGAACGCCCTCCTGCAATACCCATGCTTCTGGCTCGGCGCGCTCGACCTTTTGATGGCGTTGTGCTGCGGCGTGTTTGGCGCGCGATTCTTCCGTTTCGTCCGCGTTCGCACGGGACTCGGGCTCGGTTTTCTGGGCGCGCTTTTTTGGCTGCAAGCGAACACCGGCGCGCTTGTTGCCGCGTTGATCGCGTCGGTCTGTCTCTGGCTGGCAACAACATGCGCCGCTCCGCGCGCGCTCATCGCAAACACAATCGCAGGCTTGGCAGCGCTCGCAGCGCTCGCATATTGTCTGCTCACGTAA
- a CDS encoding YhjD/YihY/BrkB family envelope integrity protein, with protein sequence MMRSLILLKNRAVSLYTKEIWQSTHMGEKSLRGWAYALLRVISITITGTLATRSFARAAALSFTTLLSLGPLIALAVMVAGFVLKDQDPDMIANKLNDAIKFVAPQVDHYEEIRQQNRRNGRTRNSAERPGTQTQSTAASPAPAPSEPAPSSAVTVAEKTSTAPSTPAQPDTAQRKVRPEIVRLINNFITNARSGTIGGISAITLITIVIFLFGAIEDVFNDIWGVRRTRSWLTRVVFYWTILTLGTIIFSVAITTLSAATFENFFREKIPFGAQMIAAANFVMPAVIAVLALGALTLFYRFIPNTRVYWRAALAGSITMSVLLVGNNLIAFAYFRRIEITQSLYGSLGVLPVLMLGLYVFWMIVLIGGQVSYAVQNVHFRNSQIAWGTLSFTRRERLTLIVLLTIARRFQACMPPCTVSQLGDTIKAPAQILNECLNRLKDLGLISAVPPPAKREAASDYLYQPARPLNRITLGEFKELFENIGEDPSGMLLDSIDPVSAQYHAAIKAINREPVFTKTLEQLFADNPIDGTHPPFALGEKLKPAQG encoded by the coding sequence ATGATGCGCTCACTCATACTCCTCAAAAACCGCGCCGTCTCCCTCTACACAAAGGAAATCTGGCAGTCCACGCACATGGGGGAAAAATCCCTGCGCGGCTGGGCTTACGCGCTCCTGCGCGTCATCTCGATCACGATCACCGGCACGCTGGCCACGCGCTCGTTTGCGCGCGCCGCCGCCCTGAGCTTCACCACGCTGCTCAGCCTCGGGCCGCTCATCGCGCTTGCGGTAATGGTCGCCGGCTTTGTGCTCAAGGACCAGGATCCCGACATGATCGCGAACAAACTCAACGACGCGATCAAGTTCGTCGCGCCGCAGGTCGATCACTACGAGGAAATCCGCCAGCAAAACCGCCGCAATGGGCGCACCAGAAACTCCGCCGAGCGCCCCGGCACCCAAACACAATCCACCGCCGCATCACCCGCCCCGGCGCCTTCGGAGCCCGCTCCATCCTCCGCCGTCACAGTTGCTGAAAAAACATCCACAGCACCATCCACCCCCGCGCAACCCGACACGGCGCAGCGCAAGGTTCGCCCCGAAATCGTCCGCCTCATCAACAACTTTATCACCAACGCCCGCTCCGGCACCATCGGCGGCATCAGCGCGATCACTCTGATCACGATTGTGATTTTTCTCTTCGGCGCGATCGAGGATGTGTTCAACGACATTTGGGGCGTGCGACGAACGCGCTCGTGGCTCACGCGCGTCGTGTTCTATTGGACGATTCTCACGCTTGGCACGATCATCTTTTCGGTCGCCATCACCACGCTCTCGGCGGCGACTTTCGAGAACTTCTTCCGCGAAAAAATCCCCTTTGGTGCGCAGATGATCGCCGCCGCAAATTTTGTCATGCCCGCGGTCATCGCCGTGCTCGCGCTTGGGGCGCTCACTCTTTTTTACCGCTTCATTCCCAACACGCGCGTGTATTGGCGCGCGGCGCTCGCCGGCTCCATCACCATGTCGGTGCTGCTCGTCGGCAACAACCTGATCGCATTCGCGTATTTTCGCCGCATCGAAATCACGCAAAGCCTCTACGGCTCGCTCGGCGTGCTGCCCGTGCTCATGCTCGGCCTGTATGTGTTTTGGATGATCGTGCTCATCGGCGGGCAGGTGAGCTATGCCGTGCAAAACGTGCATTTCCGCAACAGCCAGATCGCCTGGGGCACGCTGTCGTTCACCCGGCGCGAACGCCTCACGCTCATCGTGCTGCTCACCATCGCGCGGCGTTTCCAGGCGTGCATGCCACCGTGCACCGTTTCGCAACTCGGCGACACGATCAAGGCGCCCGCGCAAATCCTGAACGAATGCCTCAACCGCTTGAAGGATCTCGGGCTGATCTCGGCCGTGCCGCCGCCGGCCAAACGCGAGGCGGCGTCGGATTACCTGTATCAACCGGCGCGGCCGCTCAACCGCATCACGCTCGGCGAGTTCAAGGAGCTCTTTGAGAACATCGGCGAGGATCCCTCGGGCATGCTGCTCGACAGCATTGATCCCGTGAGCGCGCAGTATCACGCCGCGATCAAGGCGATAAATCGCGAACCGGTTTTCACCAAAACGCTCGAACAGCTCTTCGCCGATAATCCGATCGACGGCACGCACCCGCCCTTTGCACTCGGAGAAAAACTCAAGCCGGCCCAAGGCTGA
- a CDS encoding 6-phosphofructokinase, translating to MAELVGNVLVGQSGGPTAVINASVAGVVSEALNHECVEEIYGTLNGVLGILNEDFIDLASESQQAIRGLRYTPGAALGTCRYKLKKQQDFERVLEVFKAHNIRYFFYAGGNDSQDTADKISKLAQEQNYDLRVIGIPKTIDNDLPVTDHCPGYGSVIKHICSTVRQVACDNEAMGQHDLVQIIEVMGRNAGWIAAGAALAKRRDQPNDPPHLIYLPEVAFSTEKFVGDVQRVLQREKYCMIVVGEGLIDADGNYVSADDKTDAFGHAQLGGAADYLKGLVEQNFPTVKCRTVKLGMAQRAAVIGGSKADADEAYLAGQAAVKAAVVEGETDKMVTLLRGDTDHYSCETGLAPLSDIANGVKKLPREWINEDGVSMSNQFIRYAQPLIQGETVVPYENGLPAFVKLEKVRVDKALPAYEI from the coding sequence ATGGCCGAACTCGTAGGAAATGTCTTGGTGGGCCAGTCAGGAGGCCCCACCGCCGTTATCAACGCCAGCGTAGCCGGAGTCGTCTCCGAAGCGCTCAATCATGAGTGCGTCGAGGAAATCTATGGCACGCTCAACGGCGTGCTCGGCATCCTTAATGAGGATTTCATCGATCTCGCCTCTGAATCGCAGCAGGCCATCCGCGGCCTCCGTTACACGCCCGGCGCCGCGCTCGGCACCTGCCGTTACAAGCTCAAGAAACAACAGGACTTCGAGCGCGTGCTCGAAGTGTTCAAGGCGCACAACATCCGCTACTTCTTCTACGCGGGCGGCAACGACTCGCAGGACACCGCCGACAAGATCTCCAAACTCGCCCAGGAGCAAAACTACGACCTGCGCGTGATCGGTATTCCCAAGACCATCGACAATGACCTGCCCGTCACCGACCACTGCCCCGGCTACGGTTCCGTCATCAAGCACATCTGCTCCACCGTTCGCCAAGTCGCGTGCGACAACGAGGCCATGGGCCAGCACGACCTCGTGCAAATCATCGAAGTCATGGGCCGCAACGCGGGCTGGATTGCCGCCGGTGCCGCGCTCGCCAAGCGCCGCGACCAGCCCAACGATCCCCCTCACCTCATCTATTTGCCCGAGGTCGCCTTCTCGACCGAGAAGTTCGTCGGCGATGTGCAACGCGTTCTCCAGCGTGAAAAATACTGCATGATCGTCGTCGGCGAGGGCCTCATCGACGCGGACGGCAACTATGTTTCCGCCGATGACAAAACCGACGCCTTCGGCCATGCCCAGCTCGGTGGCGCGGCCGACTACCTGAAGGGTCTTGTCGAACAAAACTTCCCGACCGTGAAATGCCGCACCGTCAAGCTCGGCATGGCGCAGCGCGCCGCGGTCATTGGCGGTTCGAAAGCCGATGCCGACGAGGCCTATCTCGCGGGACAAGCCGCGGTCAAGGCCGCCGTCGTCGAAGGCGAGACCGACAAAATGGTCACGCTCCTGCGCGGCGACACCGACCACTACAGCTGCGAAACCGGACTCGCCCCGCTCAGCGACATTGCCAACGGCGTGAAGAAACTCCCCCGCGAGTGGATCAACGAGGACGGCGTGAGCATGAGCAACCAGTTCATCCGCTACGCGCAACCGCTCATTCAGGGCGAAACCGTCGTTCCCTACGAAAACGGCCTGCCCGCCTTCGTGAAACTCGAAAAAGTGCGCGTGGACAAAGCGCTTCCCGCATACGAAATCTGA
- a CDS encoding DUF362 domain-containing protein, whose protein sequence is MTLAAAAFARAADAPAPSGLTPVWEATLPKFDAGAYDAKVELMLSKYEESTGRKLAPGPKKKVGLKIYTDSGPGMATPIALVKAVIAAMERRGFETENIFIVGLNQLRLRMTGYLPAYAQGDYPFKGHPVYVLESGRYYDPVWFYDSPLPSRFDSIFAEKSVEDQNPNTTREQDRKSFLATPLFLDADFWINLPVFTDHQILGINGSLVNATLWNASNTARFFRSPANAPAAVAEMSAIPELRQTWALTIASLEHYQYIGGPYFNSLYTVSEPVLWLSSDPVALDSMVLERINRWRERNGFRAISEDIHTLGFAETLGVGSTRITPDRVINVDK, encoded by the coding sequence ATGACACTGGCCGCGGCGGCGTTTGCGCGCGCGGCTGACGCGCCGGCGCCGTCCGGGTTGACTCCCGTGTGGGAGGCGACGCTGCCCAAGTTCGACGCGGGCGCCTACGACGCCAAGGTCGAGCTCATGCTCTCGAAGTATGAGGAAAGCACCGGACGCAAACTCGCGCCGGGGCCGAAGAAAAAAGTGGGCCTCAAAATTTACACGGATTCGGGCCCGGGCATGGCGACGCCCATCGCGCTGGTGAAGGCGGTTATTGCCGCAATGGAAAGGCGCGGATTTGAAACGGAAAATATTTTCATCGTCGGGTTGAACCAGTTGCGCCTGCGCATGACCGGATACCTGCCGGCATACGCGCAGGGTGATTATCCGTTCAAGGGGCACCCGGTTTACGTGCTGGAGTCCGGCCGGTATTACGATCCGGTTTGGTTTTACGACAGCCCGCTGCCATCGCGTTTCGATTCGATTTTTGCGGAGAAAAGCGTGGAGGACCAAAATCCGAACACGACCAGGGAGCAGGACCGCAAGAGCTTCCTTGCCACGCCGCTGTTTCTCGACGCGGATTTTTGGATAAACCTGCCGGTGTTCACCGACCATCAGATTCTCGGCATCAACGGCTCGCTGGTAAACGCGACGCTTTGGAACGCGAGCAACACGGCGCGCTTTTTCCGCAGTCCGGCCAACGCGCCCGCTGCGGTTGCTGAGATGAGCGCGATCCCCGAGCTCCGCCAGACGTGGGCGCTCACGATTGCGAGCCTGGAGCACTACCAATACATTGGCGGGCCGTATTTCAACTCGCTCTACACGGTGTCGGAGCCGGTGCTTTGGTTGAGCAGCGACCCGGTGGCGCTCGACTCGATGGTTTTGGAGCGCATCAACCGCTGGCGCGAACGCAACGGCTTCCGCGCGATATCCGAGGACATCCACACGCTAGGTTTCGCCGAAACACTTGGCGTCGGCTCCACACGCATCACGCCCGATCGCGTGATCAATGTGGACAAGTGA
- a CDS encoding DUF6599 family protein codes for MKKNILASFVFPVVFATLAFAQTPKELVAMLPKIDGWTLSQEVEVFTGDNLFDRINGAAEGYLKCNFAEMTSVDYTKNGTEKYVTLQMYRHATPFDAFAIYSAERSPGPTFLQIGAEGYRAAGLVYFLSGSMYVKVTTSDDNPETAAMMEKIARTLAPKIDPAAALPAILKAFPRENKRALSETYIVDSFLGHKFMLPAWRATYDKGGKEYNMFVIDGKTKAGIEKLLGDYAKFNRQKSTPQEGAFVTPDRFNGDIPMLWRGQYLFGITNDSGADIDASALLRQLADAVK; via the coding sequence ATGAAAAAAAACATCCTCGCATCATTTGTTTTCCCTGTCGTTTTCGCAACGCTCGCATTCGCCCAAACCCCGAAAGAGCTCGTCGCCATGCTGCCGAAAATCGACGGCTGGACGCTTTCCCAGGAAGTTGAGGTTTTCACCGGCGACAATCTTTTCGACCGCATCAACGGCGCGGCCGAGGGATATCTAAAGTGCAATTTTGCCGAGATGACCTCCGTCGATTACACAAAAAACGGCACTGAAAAATACGTGACGCTGCAAATGTATCGCCACGCCACGCCGTTCGACGCCTTTGCCATTTATTCCGCCGAGCGCTCGCCGGGGCCAACATTTCTCCAAATCGGCGCCGAGGGATATCGTGCCGCCGGCCTGGTCTATTTTTTATCCGGCAGCATGTATGTGAAAGTGACGACCTCCGACGACAACCCGGAGACCGCGGCCATGATGGAAAAAATCGCGCGCACGCTTGCCCCAAAAATCGACCCCGCCGCCGCGCTTCCCGCAATATTGAAGGCGTTTCCGCGGGAGAACAAACGGGCGCTTTCCGAGACCTACATCGTTGACAGTTTTCTCGGCCACAAATTCATGCTTCCCGCATGGCGCGCCACCTATGACAAGGGCGGAAAAGAATATAACATGTTTGTCATCGACGGAAAAACGAAGGCGGGGATTGAAAAACTGCTCGGCGACTACGCAAAATTTAACAGGCAAAAATCCACGCCCCAAGAAGGCGCGTTTGTGACGCCAGACCGTTTCAACGGCGACATCCCGATGCTCTGGCGCGGTCAATACCTCTTCGGCATCACCAACGACAGCGGCGCCGACATCGATGCGAGCGCGCTTTTGAGGCAGCTTGCGGATGCCGTGAAGTAG
- a CDS encoding aldo/keto reductase codes for MKKNINRRRFLSHAATGGAGLILSSALRAQSSTGEKPAAPQSPKFEVRPLGKTGIKLPILSMGVMRADNPNLVRAALRNGVVHFDTAHGYQRGNNETMLGKVLKDVPRDRFVVATKINVRREIFNDNAPEIFMEKFNTSMERLGLEYVDILYLHGVNSEKAVLHEPIHKVMQALKKQGRIKHCGVSTHDKEPEVIDAVIKSKFYEVVLTAYNFKKQQSLDIKSAIARAAAAGIGVVAMKTMAGAKDINVSAALKWALQDKNVTTAIPGYTNFDELDVCLESAASLAYTPEEKAFIDGGKKVASLYCTQCHGCDGQCPQNLPIPDLMRAYMYAHGYRQPGLAKETITELSLPDNPCGDCETCTVNCRSGFLVADKIRDISRIRNVPDEFLV; via the coding sequence ATGAAAAAAAACATAAACCGCCGTCGTTTTCTCAGTCATGCCGCAACCGGAGGCGCGGGCCTGATTCTGTCATCCGCACTGCGCGCGCAATCTTCCACCGGTGAAAAACCCGCCGCGCCGCAGTCGCCGAAATTCGAGGTTCGCCCCCTCGGCAAAACCGGCATCAAGCTCCCCATCCTCAGCATGGGCGTGATGAGAGCCGACAATCCCAACCTCGTCAGGGCGGCCCTGCGCAACGGTGTTGTGCATTTCGACACGGCGCACGGTTACCAGCGGGGCAACAACGAAACCATGCTTGGCAAGGTGCTCAAGGACGTGCCGCGCGACCGGTTTGTCGTTGCCACGAAAATCAATGTCCGCCGGGAAATCTTCAACGACAACGCCCCGGAGATTTTCATGGAAAAGTTCAACACGAGCATGGAGCGCCTCGGGCTTGAATACGTGGACATCCTGTATCTCCACGGTGTCAACTCCGAGAAGGCCGTGCTTCACGAACCGATCCACAAAGTCATGCAAGCCCTGAAAAAACAGGGGCGCATCAAGCACTGCGGCGTCTCCACGCACGACAAGGAGCCCGAGGTCATCGACGCCGTTATCAAAAGCAAATTTTACGAGGTCGTGCTCACGGCGTATAATTTTAAGAAACAGCAAAGCCTCGATATAAAATCCGCCATCGCCCGCGCCGCCGCCGCCGGCATCGGCGTCGTCGCGATGAAAACAATGGCCGGCGCAAAAGACATAAACGTGTCCGCCGCGCTCAAGTGGGCGTTGCAGGACAAAAACGTGACCACGGCGATTCCCGGCTACACAAACTTCGACGAGCTCGACGTGTGCCTCGAGTCCGCCGCCAGCCTCGCCTACACGCCCGAGGAAAAAGCGTTCATCGACGGCGGCAAAAAAGTCGCCTCGCTCTACTGCACGCAATGCCACGGATGCGACGGCCAGTGCCCTCAAAATCTGCCGATCCCCGACCTCATGCGCGCCTACATGTATGCGCACGGTTATCGCCAGCCCGGCCTCGCCAAGGAAACCATCACCGAGCTCAGCCTGCCCGACAATCCCTGCGGCGATTGTGAAACCTGCACCGTGAACTGCCGCTCCGGGTTCCTCGTTGCCGACAAAATCCGCGACATCTCCCGCATTCGCAACGTGCCCGACGAGTTTTTGGTATAA